The Aspergillus nidulans FGSC A4 chromosome VII nucleotide sequence CAGCGATAACGTCCCCGCAGCTGCTGGGGGGAACCGCCTCTCCAACGGCCGGATCCCGACCGCTGGCGAAGTGGCAGCGGACCCGGACCTCGTCTATACAGCCGCCGGGCCGAACGAAACGGTCGTGgaagaggccgaggccgcatACAGTGCATACATCGACCACGACGGCCTATCCGCAAAGAAAGTGGCAGACAACATTTTCCGCGCGCACAAGACGGCCGTCGAGCACGGGCTCTTCCACTGGTCTGAGGCCGGCTACCTCCGCTACGCACTCGGGTACTCCGACAATGTGACCGACTACGTCGCCGGCTCAGGGCCGGAGAGTCCCATGTGGGGAGATATTTATGACAATGTCTACTTCTCTGCGACCGAGTTCCGCACGATTGACAAGGGCCTTGAGTCTTTCCCGCGCGCATTCTATCCGCACGTTGCGAACAAGACGACCTTTGGACGCAAGATCACAGGCCTAAAGTACAACCAGACAACGTCCAAGATCGCGGTCACCTGGCGCGACGATCCACTAGCTCAGGTTCCAAGCAGTGAAGATTATGACTACGCGGTCGTTGCGGCGCCATTTAGCAAGGTTCGATTGTGGGATCTCCCGCGTTACTCGAGCCTGCTTTCCCGCGCAATCAATGAGATGAACTACAGTCCGAGCTGCAAACTGTCTCTGCTATATGAGACGCGTTTCTGGGAGCACCAGTCACAGAATCCTATCTTCGGGGGTTGCGGGAGTGTCGACGTTCCGGGTGTCGGGTCGGTCTGCTATCCGAGTTTCAACATGAACGGCACTGGGCCTGGTGTTGTTCTGGCCTCTTACATCTCCGGCACACAGGCGAGGTCTGTTGGAGCTCTGAGCGATGAGGATTACGTGGGAATCGTACAGCGAGCGATGGTGGAATTCCATGGCCCGGTTGCCGCAGAACAGTTTACCGGTATGACTGGCGCCCATTAGTTTTACCCCCTCGTTCGAACACCGTCCAAGTATTAACAGGCTTCGCAGGTATATACAACCGTCAATGCTGGGAGATGGATGAGCATCAGGCCGGTGCATGGGCGAGTCCGCTCGTAGGGCAACAAGATCTGTTTCTGCCGGCTTACTACAACACCGAGTTTAAGACAATCTTCATCGGCGAGCATACGAGCTACACGCATGCCTGGATCTTTTCTGCACTGGACTCTGCCGTTAGAGGAACGACGCAGTTACTTTTAGATCTTGGGCTTGTGGACGAGGCGAAGCAAATCGTGGAAGAGTGGATGGGCCGTTGGATTAAGCTGTAGCACGTCATTTTGGGCTGAGTGAAGTGATTAGGTGAAGCGGGGAGGGGATTACGAGAGACGAGCTCATGTATATATGGATTAGATGATAATATGTAAATATTCTGGGTTGGTTGATATATTAATAATGGGCGTGTAACATGGTTCAATAGCCTATTGCTACCGGTTATCCAATCTTGCCCTAACCAATAGGTGCCCGACCGTCACTATATATTCGTAGCTTTTTTCTACCATCCCATTCTCCTCCCTCATATTGGTCTCCACGTATGCTAGCAACCATGAAAGCAATCAGACTACACCCCAACTCAGACGAGAAACACCCCTACAGCTCCAGCAACCCGGCGCCAGCATCTGCGCTCCACCTGGACACGATCCCGATCCCCAAACCCGGCGCTTCCGGCGATCTCTTAGTGCAAATCAAGGCATCGACCATAATCCGCGACACACTCACTTGGCCTGAGACATATGAGCGAGAATACATCACGCCGGGGCACGACTTTTCTGGGATCGTCGCCGAAGTCTACAACAAGGAATCCAAATTCCAAGTCGGCGATGAGGTCTTTGGGATGCTTGCCACGGACCGTCCGGGGAGTTGGGCGGAGTATGCCATCGTGCTCGAAGGAGAGGTCGCGCTCAAACCATCAATCCTGACGTGGGAGGTAGCCGCTGCTTTGCCACTCAGTGGGATGACGGCGTATGAAGCGCTATTTGTTCATGCCGGAGTCGCCGTACCCGGTGACGAGCAAGCCCTGCGCAACTTTagagaaagagctgatcTCCGTAATGAAGAGGGCAAAAATGAGCATGGAAAGAGAGTATTGATTACCGGCGCCGCCGGTGCTGTTGGTATGTACGTGGTACAACTTGCCAGACTCGCAGGCCTACATGTTGTGGCGGCAACCAGCTCGAACCAGCGAAATGCCGAGTTCCTGCGTGGTCTTGGGGCAGACGAGACGTGGGAGTACACAGCCCTCCAGGGTGATGCTCACCGGAATGCTTACGACATTGTCATAGATACCGTTGGCGGACAACCTCTGGTCAATGCCTGGGGCTGGGTCAGAGATGGCGGAAACCTGGTCTCTGTCGACTCGAGCAGCTTCAATTTTGTCGAGGAGCATACGGGCCGGGGCATTGCAAGAGATAGGGTCAAGGCTTTATTCTTTATTGTCGAAGGTAGTCATCAAGCCCTGAATGCTCTTTCGCGGTttgcggagctggagctcCTGAAGGTCTTCGTGCTTGATGTTTACCCAttggagaagacgagggaggcGTATGAAATAGCgaatgggaggctgagcGGAAGAGGGAAGATAATCTTGTCTATAGGACATCCCTGAGATATTCTATTGTTCTCTTAGATGAATACAGCGGTCATCACAGGGACTGATAATGGTAGACATTTTCCTCAGCAAGGGTTCAGTTGTTATGATTGCCACGTTGCGGTCAGTCGGGGTTTCCCAACTCCTGTCAACTAATAGAACCCTACATACGGCTCGAAGTTTTGGTCAAGCCTACCGGCGCGGGTCATTAACCATCAGCCTGTAGTCTGAGGCTCAGCTCCGATTAGGCTGGCGCTTCGCAGCTTGACAGGATCTCTATCCGCCTGCGCTTGTATGCCATGCTCCTAGCTGTGCTTTTGCGTCATCGCAGCAAACCCAAACATTTTCCAAATATTGAAAAAAGGAACAGAATAAATTGATCATGGTGTTCAGCACCGAGACTCAAGACACTTTATTTATCCCGCAAGCTTAAAGGAGTCGACCGGAATTATAGACCATGTATGCTGGTCCCCGTCCCGGGCCGTTTGTCCAACCATCCTACAGATGAAACACTAGAGCACGTTAATAGCTAATAATATTACTTCCAATTGTGGCTTTGTAAGGATAGCTAGGTAAATTACCCCACGCATTCACCGATTCATCTATAATCCAGTCTTGATTGGGCCGAGCAACTGTGCCACCTTCCCAAGGCTCAACCCCTAAGCGCCTGGTTTAAAACATGCTTGCGCAGTATAAGGTTGACTTGTCCTGGCTATAAGCTGAGTATGTTTAAAAAGGGACGAAAGCTCACTGACTGGATTTTACCTTTGTGATTACCATTCTTTGGTTGGTTAGCCCAAACAACGACCttatatctatatctatcATTTCAAACCATTGAGCACCCAAGTTGAAATAATATTCTGATTATTTATCTAAACCTACTTTCCCTATTCCTTCATTCACACCAACATCCCTGCCTGCGTTACTGCTTGGACAGCCAGAATCAAGATGGCCTTCCAACCCCTtacggaagaagagaggcCATGCGTCCTCTTCCGCGCCGAACACCGCAGCAACGCCAGTTTGTACGATGGCTACATCCTCCCACGGGCGCGGAGAGGCTCCGGTGGCGCGACGGTCAATGACTTCCACAACCATCTCGCCGGCGTCGGAACTGCTACTCCATTTGTCTCCTTCGGAAGTTGGCTTCGCGCCATGCACTGGCGCCAAATCCTGCAGACACAGAACCGAGCGGACATCATGATCATCGCCATCTGGGTCAAAGATCTGCCTAATCTATACAGCGCGGAAGACGTTGCTCGGCAATTGGGATATCCTGAATCAGGGTCTGAGACAGATCAGGGAGCGACAATATCCGCTCACCATGACGAGTACCTCGTGGAAGGAGGCATAGCGCCGGACGAGTACCGTATCCTAGCCATTTTCGACGGTGGCGGGCCAGACCGGACCGTCATCTTTGAGAGCAGATTCTACCAGATCATAACGACGATACCTGACGAGTTCTTCCCCGGGAGAAGATCGGGGAACGCCTTACAGGATatagaggaggagatttggTCCCACTTGGGTGTGCGGAATGAGGAGAAGCGGGATGAACTTGTGATGGCGATCAGCAGGTCGCCGAGGGGTCCTTTGATGGGCGAAATCATTTATCAGTAGACAGTAGAGCTCTTATGTATTAGGATGAAATGATCGAATTTGTATGGGTGCCTGTCAAAACAAAGTTAGAGTATTAGGGCTTGGGCAAATTCCAAGAGACCATCGAGACGACCGGGATCATCACGTATTATACCCATCATTCACCAGCAAGCCCTGCTGGCTTTTAATTGACAACTTGATGTCATCTGGACAATCGTAGGACAAGACAGATAGCCGAAGACCCTTCCCTAATAAATGTGCTTTCCAGCGATATTAGGGAGTTATGCGCTTTTGAGAATGATATCCCGCGTAGCATTGATGCATGTAGGGCCGATCCCGCTCGCGATGGCAATACATTCCGCAGGCAGATTACGGACGAAATTGACATGGTGGAGGATGTGCGATGTTCGAATACGAGCTATTAGACTTACCAAATCTGTGGATAGCGCTAATCGCACTATAATCAGAATTACGAGCCTGACCGAacccctcttctcttttaaCCCAGCAATCCCCCCTTATCAGCTCTCCTGTCATATCAGCAACCAGTCTTGGGTTTACTGGGCTTACGATCATGGGCGTTTACAGCATCTACTGCGCCATCTGCTCGGGCTCACTCAATCGCTACGAGCTCGGATCGAGCCACCCCGACGCGCTCAGATACCGCCGAGCACACGTCGCGCGGCGGGTTTTCTGGCGGAACAAGGGCCTTGGGTATTACTATGACacggatgatgaagagaaagacGAAAGTGTAAAAAATGAGCGCTTGCGGTGCATGCAAGCTGCAGATGAACATCTAGAACAGCCGAATGAAGTTGGAAATGCcgacaaggatgatgaggaccACTCCTCGAACAAtgaggatggtgaggagGGTCACTCCTCGAACGATGAGGATGTGGAAGACAGTTGCTCCTTCTATGAGGATCAAGAGCAGTGCTCTTATGACCCGGCTCTTTTATGTGAGGAGGATTTTGAATGGTTGCCACAAACTGGGGCTTTAGGGATTTATAATAACCATCCGAACGGGCCTAGGTATTTACGGTTCCATTTGCTTTTTGCCGGGCGTTTCTTGACGCCCCCTTTTTCATGAAACCGAATAGCTAAGAGTATCTTAACGTAGGCACTTCATTGCGACCGTGGACTATGATGATTATGTGCGCTACCCTGCACTTTGTTGACATCCCACCGGTGTTCTTCTAGTCACCGATAGTGGTCATATGCTGACCTATTTACAGAACCTGGCACGCGTCCGCAACGTTGATGATGGTAAGCAATGCTATCTGGAGGCAAACGTCGTTGGTTGGCACAGCACTTACTTGGACTTAGACCCCGACATccctgaagatgatggagatTGCTACTGGTTGTTACCCATCATTCCTTACCAAATGGGCTTTCAATGCCGAAGTTCAACTGACGCGCCATGTTTAACGCAGCTATTACTCCGATATGCCGGTTCAAACAGTCTGCTTCCCCTTCCACTGGAGCTGCTTCCAACTTCTGTCTCGCGCTCTGAAGGCCGGCCCTGATAATAAAGACATCGATAAGAAAGTGCTATTTGATGTCATGGAATCGCTTAATTATAACAACTGTCTTAAGCTTCCGTATGGCGACATGCATGGCGCAGACCAG carries:
- a CDS encoding uncharacterized protein (transcript_id=CADANIAT00009052); the protein is MAFQPLTEEERPCVLFRAEHRSNASLYDGYILPRARRGSGGATVNDFHNHLAGVGTATPFVSFGSWLRAMHWRQILQTQNRADIMIIAIWVKDLPNLYSAEDVARQLGYPESGSETDQGATISAHHDEYLVEGGIAPDEYRILAIFDGGGPDRTVIFESRFYQIITTIPDEFFPGRRSGNALQDIEEEIWSHLGVRNEEKRDELVMAISRSPRGPLMGEIIYQ
- a CDS encoding uncharacterized protein (transcript_id=CADANIAT00009053), with translation MGVYSIYCAICSGSLNRYELGSSHPDALRYRRAHVARRVFWRNKGLGYYYDTDDEEKDESVKNERLRCMQAADEHLEQPNEVGNADKDDEDHSSNNEDGEEGHSSNDEDVEDSCSFYEDQEQCSYDPALLCEEDFEWLPQTGALGIYNNHPNGPRHFIATVDYDDYNLARVRNVDDVCFPFHWSCFQLLSRALKAGPDNKDIDKKVLFDVMESLNYNNCLKLPYGDMHGADQDWACIPGEEYTVKDPLADDAFQPSFLEHCTLDDRDDSARGRSSQLRTRILSDPFDTLPAELTSMVLSYLSGPSLFALLQASMAVRSQTQSQSFWQRKIRADMPWLWELFSQDTQGIDLRKAYVYFMKKTRPRYGLDEPDWLALANRRRIWGACEVLAEMYKTQKKQAQGHI
- a CDS encoding protein sarA (transcript_id=CADANIAT00009050), with the translated sequence MRSFTFSLSLSLCLALSQSAVSLTIDSQPSLLQFRTPKITADSLHNVYLDFADSSFEGDLHIVYGNCEKASVDSHHHSLGTLSIKRDALPERIVWITPPDAPHLHCLHAFHNELGLIARSEPIPVTSPIVRREPLAIADYADAMGPWFDGVAYLSAQEPGKTAVASAKNSSIAIIGGGMSGLMTSLLLSSVGMHNWHIHESSHRIGGRIRTQYLNNTRPDQYQYQEMGPMRFPVSITYPEQNETLEIQDHKMVFQLGRVLTEMNEKTHPELRVDFIPFIQNSDNVPAAAGGNRLSNGRIPTAGEVAADPDLVYTAAGPNETVVEEAEAAYSAYIDHDGLSAKKVADNIFRAHKTAVEHGLFHWSEAGYLRYALGYSDNVTDYVAGSGPESPMWGDIYDNVYFSATEFRTIDKGLESFPRAFYPHVANKTTFGRKITGLKYNQTTSKIAVTWRDDPLAQVPSSEDYDYAVVAAPFSKVRLWDLPRYSSLLSRAINEMNYSPSCKLSLLYETRFWEHQSQNPIFGGCGSVDVPGVGSVCYPSFNMNGTGPGVVLASYISGTQARSVGALSDEDYVGIVQRAMVEFHGPVAAEQFTGIYNRQCWEMDEHQAGAWASPLVGQQDLFLPAYYNTEFKTIFIGEHTSYTHAWIFSALDSAVRGTTQLLLDLGLVDEAKQIVEEWMGRWIKL
- a CDS encoding NADP-dependent oxidoreductase (transcript_id=CADANIAT00009051), with amino-acid sequence MKAIRLHPNSDEKHPYSSSNPAPASALHLDTIPIPKPGASGDLLVQIKASTIIRDTLTWPETYEREYITPGHDFSGIVAEVYNKESKFQVGDEVFGMLATDRPGSWAEYAIVLEGEVALKPSILTWEVAAALPLSGMTAYEALFVHAGVAVPGDEQALRNFRERADLRNEEGKNEHGKRVLITGAAGAVGLHVVAATSSNQRNAEFLRGLGADETWEYTALQGDAHRNAYDIVIDTVGGQPLVNAWGWVRDGGNLVSVDSSSFNFVEEHTGRGIARDRVKALFFIVEGSHQALNALSRFAELELLKVFVLDVYPLEKTREAYEIANGRLSGRGKIILSIGHP